From the genome of Eremothecium gossypii ATCC 10895 chromosome I, complete sequence:
GAAGCCGGCGGCCCTTTCCCCTGAAGTTGCCTGAcacggcggcagcggcagaCGGCGGGCCGCCCGACTGGGTCGCGATGAGCGGTGCAAGCAGCGCAGAGCCACGGAAGTGGGAGTCGCGGAGCGTCGGGTAGCCGTAGTGCGGGAGGCCGGCGAGCTTGCCGTAGAGCGGCCCGGCCGTGCGCGTCTCTAGGCAGCAGTAGATGTAGGCCGCAGCATAGCCAAGCAGTATGATCAACACGCCCGATGGCTCGCCACCGAGCATATGCACAAATAAGTTCAGCAGCGGCAGGTACTTACCGCGTATGTTGAACACGATGTAGTTGACGGTCACGTTCGCGTTGAGCAGCGCCCACGTGTACAGCAGCATGCCGTCGAGCGCGGGGAACAGGCTGCCGGGCTCAATGCCCAGCAGCGCATGGCACGCGGCGGTCAGCGCGGCGCATGTAGTGGTGCAGAAGGCAAGGTAGAAGGCGTAGTCCACAGGGTTGGCCTGGAAGTAGTCCAATTCAAGGCTGCTGGAATTGCGGTAGATCTGGtacagcgccagcagcgccgccgcggaATTGGAGTTGACAGCGATGAAGCGGCCGTACAGGCGCCAGAATTCGTAGTCGTGACGCCGAAAGTTCCACGCGAACACCAGCACTTGTAGCTGCGAGAACCGCATGAAGGCGTTGAAACACCAAAGCAAAagcgccagcagcaacCCGCGCGTGACCAACGGAATTTCACTCAGAAAGCGGCCTATCCCGCCGTTGCTGTGAACCGTGGAAGTCATTGAGGGCATACGTAGTTACGGAGGAGGGGGGGGGATCTGGAATGGCTGCAGGCTTCTGAAAATTAGTCCAACGATCGCGCGGAAGTGCAGATTACCTTGTACGAACCCATGAGATGCGCAGAGACCTGCGGTCTGCGGCTGGGGCAACTCCCGCGGCGCCGTGCAGAGCTCGGACGTCTCCCGTGTGCGC
Proteins encoded in this window:
- the DFM1 gene encoding Dfm1p (Syntenic homolog of Saccharomyces cerevisiae YDR411C (DFM1)) produces the protein MPSMTSTVHSNGGIGRFLSEIPLVTRGLLLALLLWCFNAFMRFSQLQVLVFAWNFRRHDYEFWRLYGRFIAVNSNSAAALLALYQIYRNSSSLELDYFQANPVDYAFYLAFCTTTCAALTAACHALLGIEPGSLFPALDGMLLYTWALLNANVTVNYIVFNIRGKYLPLLNLFVHMLGGEPSGVLIILLGYAAAYIYCCLETRTAGPLYGKLAGLPHYGYPTLRDSHFRGSALLAPLIATQSGGPPSAAAAVSGNFRGKGRRLHDGKAVAAPRHAARAAGTGAVVPLTSTSALAAALAGPGLAVIDFYAVWCGPCKQLAPLLDQYAAKHTAVRFYKIDVDRFPGVAATHEVHAMPTVLFFRAGKEVARVQGANPSAIRAALQSYS